A window of the Canis lupus baileyi chromosome 1, mCanLup2.hap1, whole genome shotgun sequence genome harbors these coding sequences:
- the LYPD5 gene encoding ly6/PLAUR domain-containing protein 5 isoform X1: protein MKFHNVSCRHGCSEAVLSLDTGYRASVTLVQKGCWTGPPTGQTLFDDRALPPDYSVVRGCTTDLCNAKLMTHDSIPNLSPAPNPPNLSGTECYACLGIHPEDCTPEKSRQVRCHQDQSVCFQGNGQMTVGNFSVPVYIRTCHRPSCTIKGTSSPWTNIDLQGSCCEGHLCNKDSVTQPFTSASATTPSQAPHIMALLLMVPLLVGTLGGPLVPLP, encoded by the exons ATGAAATTCCACAATGTCTCCTGTCGGCACGGATGCTCTGAGGCTGTCCTGTCCCTGGACACTG GGTACCGCGCCTCAGTGACCCTGGTGCAGAAGGGCTGCTGGACCGGCCCCCCTACGGGCCAGACGCTGTTCGACGACCGCGCGCTGCCGCCCGACTACTCGGTGGTGCGCGGCTGCACGACTGACTTGTGCAACGCCAAGCTCATGACCCACGACTCCATCCCCAATCTGAGCCCGG CGCCCAACCCTCCAAATCTCAGCGGCACGGAATGCTACGCCTGCTTGGGGATCCACCCGGAGGACTGCACCCCAGAGAAGTCCCGACAAGTCCGCTGTCACCAGGACCAAAGCGTCTGCTTTCAGGGCAATGGCCAAATGACCGTCG GCAATTTCTCAGTCCCTGTGTACATCAGAACCTGCCACCGGCCCTCTTGTACCATCAAGGGCACCTCCAGCCCCTGGACAAACATCGACCTCCAGGGCTCCTGCTGTGAGGGGCACCTCTGCAACAAGGACTCGGTGACCCAGCCCTTCACCTCTGCCTCAGCCACCACCCCTTCCCAGGCGCCCCACATCATGGCCCTGCTCCTCATGGTCCCCCTGCTGGTTGGCACTCTGGGAGGACCCCTTGTGCCTCTCCCTTAA
- the LYPD5 gene encoding ly6/PLAUR domain-containing protein 5 isoform X2 encodes MGAPRTILLCLFGAVFHLTASQAQQCYSFQHIYFGPFDLSSMKFHNVSCRHGCSEAVLSLDTGYRASVTLVQKGCWTGPPTGQTLFDDRALPPDYSVVRGCTTDLCNAKLMTHDSIPNLSPAPNPPNLSGTECYACLGIHPEDCTPEKSRQVRCHQDQSVCFQGNGQMTVGNFSVPVYIRTCHRPSCTIKGTSSPWTNIDLQGSCCEGHLCNKDSVTQPFTSASATTPSQAPHIMALLLMVPLLVGTLGGPLVPLP; translated from the exons ATGGGAGCCCCCAGAACCATCCTGCTCTGTCTCTTTGGGGCTGTGTTCCACCTAACAG CGTCCCAGGCCCAGCAATGCTACAGCTTTCAACACATCTACTTCGGGCCCTTTGACCTCAGCAGCATGAAATTCCACAATGTCTCCTGTCGGCACGGATGCTCTGAGGCTGTCCTGTCCCTGGACACTG GGTACCGCGCCTCAGTGACCCTGGTGCAGAAGGGCTGCTGGACCGGCCCCCCTACGGGCCAGACGCTGTTCGACGACCGCGCGCTGCCGCCCGACTACTCGGTGGTGCGCGGCTGCACGACTGACTTGTGCAACGCCAAGCTCATGACCCACGACTCCATCCCCAATCTGAGCCCGG CGCCCAACCCTCCAAATCTCAGCGGCACGGAATGCTACGCCTGCTTGGGGATCCACCCGGAGGACTGCACCCCAGAGAAGTCCCGACAAGTCCGCTGTCACCAGGACCAAAGCGTCTGCTTTCAGGGCAATGGCCAAATGACCGTCG GCAATTTCTCAGTCCCTGTGTACATCAGAACCTGCCACCGGCCCTCTTGTACCATCAAGGGCACCTCCAGCCCCTGGACAAACATCGACCTCCAGGGCTCCTGCTGTGAGGGGCACCTCTGCAACAAGGACTCGGTGACCCAGCCCTTCACCTCTGCCTCAGCCACCACCCCTTCCCAGGCGCCCCACATCATGGCCCTGCTCCTCATGGTCCCCCTGCTGGTTGGCACTCTGGGAGGACCCCTTGTGCCTCTCCCTTAA